In Ruminiclostridium papyrosolvens DSM 2782, the following proteins share a genomic window:
- the rimP gene encoding ribosome maturation factor RimP — protein MKKNIQQTVTELVSPVVENLNYELVDVEYVKEGANWYLRVYIDKPGGISIDDCQAVSEQVSELLDKNDPIDQSYYLEVSSPGLDRPLKTEKDFTKYKGELVEVKVFQPIDGKKIFEGELVGLMDNFIVISQDGHDVQFERDKVAVVKRVIKF, from the coding sequence ATGAAGAAAAATATTCAGCAAACTGTAACAGAGCTTGTATCACCGGTAGTAGAAAATTTAAACTATGAGTTGGTGGATGTTGAGTATGTTAAAGAAGGTGCCAATTGGTACCTCAGAGTTTATATCGACAAGCCCGGCGGCATCAGTATTGATGATTGTCAGGCAGTAAGCGAACAGGTAAGTGAATTACTTGACAAAAACGATCCTATTGATCAGAGCTATTATTTAGAGGTATCTTCACCAGGCCTTGACAGACCATTAAAAACAGAGAAAGACTTTACTAAATATAAAGGCGAACTTGTAGAAGTAAAAGTTTTTCAACCTATAGACGGCAAAAAAATATTTGAAGGGGAATTGGTTGGCTTAATGGATAATTTTATTGTAATTAGCCAGGACGGTCACGATGTCCAGTTTGAAAGAGATAAGGTTGCTGTAGTTAAAAGGGTCATTAAATTTTAA
- the nusA gene encoding transcription termination factor NusA, giving the protein MSAELILALEQLEKEKGIKKEIIIEAIEAALISAYKKNFGSAMNVKVNIDRVTGDVKVYALRKVAEDPDMEAMDISVGEAAILNPTLEIGDYVESEVTPRSFGRIAAQTAKQVVVQKLREAERGIIYDEFYNKESDIVTGIIQRIEKRNVIVDLGKTEAVLGPTEQTPGEEYRFNERLKSYIVEVKKTTKGPQIMISRTHPGLVKRLFELEVPEIHDGTVEIKSISREPGSRTKIAVYSKDENVDPVGACVGQKGTRVQAIVDELRGEKIDIIKWSNDPRDYISSSLSPAKVVRVDVDEDEKSAKVVVPDYQLSLAIGKEGQNARLAAKLTGWKIDIKSESQLRQSIEKQLFDDSIGSGFLDETDPDDINYDNNDHEDIIIE; this is encoded by the coding sequence ATGAGCGCTGAGTTGATATTAGCTCTTGAACAGCTGGAAAAGGAAAAAGGAATTAAGAAGGAAATAATTATTGAGGCTATTGAAGCTGCACTTATTTCTGCATATAAGAAAAACTTTGGTTCAGCAATGAATGTTAAAGTAAATATAGATAGGGTAACAGGGGATGTAAAAGTGTATGCACTCAGGAAAGTTGCCGAAGACCCTGATATGGAAGCAATGGATATATCTGTTGGAGAAGCTGCAATACTTAATCCCACACTTGAAATAGGGGATTACGTTGAATCAGAGGTAACTCCAAGATCCTTTGGAAGAATAGCTGCTCAGACTGCCAAACAGGTAGTTGTTCAAAAACTTAGAGAAGCAGAAAGAGGAATTATTTACGATGAGTTTTACAATAAGGAAAGTGATATTGTAACGGGAATAATTCAAAGGATAGAAAAGAGAAATGTAATTGTAGACCTTGGTAAAACCGAAGCTGTTCTTGGACCTACTGAACAGACCCCCGGTGAGGAATACAGATTCAATGAACGTTTGAAGTCGTACATTGTAGAAGTTAAGAAGACTACAAAAGGTCCTCAGATTATGATTTCAAGGACACACCCGGGCCTTGTAAAAAGGCTTTTTGAATTGGAAGTGCCTGAAATACATGACGGTACCGTTGAGATAAAGAGTATTTCAAGAGAGCCGGGTTCAAGAACTAAGATTGCCGTGTACTCTAAGGACGAAAATGTAGACCCTGTTGGAGCTTGTGTAGGACAAAAGGGTACCAGAGTTCAGGCTATAGTTGATGAACTCAGAGGCGAAAAAATTGATATCATTAAATGGAGTAATGATCCAAGAGACTATATATCAAGCAGTTTAAGTCCCGCTAAGGTTGTAAGGGTAGACGTGGACGAAGATGAGAAATCTGCAAAAGTTGTGGTTCCTGACTATCAGCTTTCATTAGCAATAGGAAAAGAAGGTCAGAATGCAAGACTTGCTGCAAAGCTTACCGGCTGGAAAATTGATATAAAGAGTGAATCTCAGCTGAGACAGTCAATCGAGAAACAACTGTTTGATGATAGCATAGGCAGTGGATTTTTGGATGAAACTGATCCAGATGATATAAATTATGATAATAATGACCATGAAGATATTATTATTGAATGA
- the rnpM gene encoding RNase P modulator RnpM — protein sequence MKQKKIPLRMCLGCKEMKQKRELIRVVKNNEGEISIDLVGKKPGRGAYICRSADCLEQAIKAKRLEKAFETTIDMDIYHILKNQLEENDG from the coding sequence ATGAAGCAAAAAAAGATTCCATTGCGTATGTGCCTTGGCTGTAAGGAAATGAAGCAAAAGAGGGAACTAATACGCGTGGTAAAAAATAATGAGGGAGAAATCAGTATTGATCTCGTTGGTAAAAAGCCTGGCAGGGGTGCATACATATGCAGAAGTGCCGATTGTCTAGAACAGGCGATTAAGGCTAAAAGACTAGAAAAGGCTTTTGAGACTACAATTGACATGGACATTTATCATATTCTGAAAAACCAATTGGAGGAAAACGATGGATAA